In one Streptomyces sp. NBC_01241 genomic region, the following are encoded:
- the nadC gene encoding carboxylating nicotinate-nucleotide diphosphorylase, with amino-acid sequence MSTPEENPRPTPVDVPLIQIGAPAPSQGGCGDGCGCGEDEYYRLDPLECGLDPDLAQLLADAGLDPVQVEDVAHVAVEEDLDGGVDVTTVATVAEDAVATGDFTAREAGVVAGLRVAEAVLSIVCTDEFAVERHVEDGDRVVPGQKLLTVTTRTRDLLTGERSALNLLCRLSGIATATRAWADVLEGTKAKVRDTRKTTPGLRAMEKYAVRCGGGVNHRMSLSDAALVKDNHVIAAGGVAEAFKRVRDEFPDVPIEVEVDTLQQVREVLDAGADLILLDNFTPLQTAEAVALVGGRAVLESSGRLSLDTARAYAEAGVDYLAVGALTHSSPILDIGLDFRDTDGAGA; translated from the coding sequence GTGAGCACGCCCGAAGAGAATCCGCGCCCCACACCCGTGGACGTACCGCTGATCCAGATCGGCGCGCCCGCACCGTCCCAGGGCGGCTGCGGGGACGGCTGCGGCTGCGGCGAGGACGAGTACTACCGGCTCGACCCCCTGGAGTGCGGCCTCGACCCCGACCTTGCCCAGCTCCTGGCCGACGCGGGCCTGGACCCGGTCCAGGTCGAGGACGTCGCGCACGTCGCCGTCGAGGAGGACCTCGACGGCGGGGTCGACGTCACCACCGTCGCGACCGTCGCCGAGGACGCCGTGGCCACCGGCGACTTCACCGCCCGGGAGGCGGGCGTCGTGGCCGGTCTGCGCGTCGCCGAGGCCGTCCTGTCCATCGTCTGCACGGACGAGTTCGCGGTCGAGCGCCACGTCGAGGACGGCGACCGCGTCGTCCCCGGCCAGAAGCTGCTGACTGTCACCACCCGCACCCGCGACCTGCTCACCGGCGAGCGCAGCGCGCTCAACCTGCTCTGCAGGCTCTCCGGCATCGCGACCGCCACCCGCGCCTGGGCCGACGTCCTCGAAGGCACGAAGGCCAAGGTCCGCGACACCCGCAAGACCACCCCGGGCCTGCGCGCCATGGAGAAGTACGCGGTGCGCTGCGGCGGCGGCGTCAACCACCGCATGTCGCTGTCGGACGCGGCGCTGGTCAAGGACAACCACGTGATCGCGGCCGGCGGCGTGGCCGAGGCCTTCAAGCGGGTACGGGACGAGTTCCCGGACGTACCGATCGAGGTCGAGGTCGACACCCTGCAGCAGGTCCGCGAGGTCCTCGACGCGGGCGCCGACCTGATCCTGCTGGACAACTTCACCCCGTTGCAGACCGCCGAGGCGGTCGCCCTGGTCGGCGGCCGCGCGGTCCTGGAGTCCTCCGGCCGGCTCTCCCTGGACACCGCACGCGCCTACGCGGAGGCGGGCGTCGACTACCTGGCCGTCGGCGCGCTCACCCACTCCTCGCCGATCCTCGACATCGGTCTGGACTTCCGCGACACCGACGGGGCCGGCGCCTGA